The following are from one region of the Thermococcus cleftensis genome:
- a CDS encoding metal-dependent hydrolase, translating to MRGFTHYISGLAAATFFAALVGDLRLGILIPVIAAASAYFPDFVDFKFGKFLARRDYEIDPAPWDEKKHYAPRLVKVSELSEENRYQFFAIEGTVEDILARGSGKVSYKVLREDGSEETVTEEYNSIVFTLNDGTGKITVEAFGDDYEFFEEEFGKIEEGKKLLVFGYVDVGEEGLKLVVSDAPHPQGIADTIARAIEEAYREGERIVKIHNIRLPGDVYRRFLVHLDPPRREVRVEMGPIVTPGGVAIGGEVPEYRKYGVAKVSVPFIKTYPKPTRIDSFSGPEIAFRRAQFRGKTVVKDRFLPWHHGFSHSLTMGMIIGLVVFAFFKLIGYEHATELALASMIGQWLHVFEDQLGFMGSNLLPPITKDVVPGFKLGESGSGLTNFSTAWLMIAFMIWNFNRFTDPRPIPMSDAKLLLLLAWPSIVGFAIAIVRSFRLRREISELMDYYTNLEAFEEMEEVGGI from the coding sequence ATGAGGGGATTCACCCACTACATCTCGGGCCTCGCGGCGGCGACCTTCTTCGCCGCCCTCGTCGGTGATCTAAGGCTGGGCATACTCATTCCGGTCATCGCGGCCGCCTCCGCCTACTTCCCCGACTTCGTGGACTTCAAGTTCGGAAAGTTCCTGGCGAGGAGGGACTACGAGATAGACCCCGCCCCCTGGGACGAAAAGAAGCACTACGCGCCGAGGCTCGTCAAGGTAAGCGAGCTGAGCGAGGAAAACCGCTACCAGTTCTTTGCCATCGAGGGAACGGTGGAGGATATACTCGCCAGGGGCTCCGGGAAGGTCTCCTACAAGGTCCTCCGCGAGGACGGAAGCGAGGAGACCGTCACGGAGGAGTACAACAGCATAGTCTTCACCCTCAACGACGGAACGGGGAAGATAACCGTCGAGGCCTTCGGCGACGACTACGAGTTCTTCGAGGAGGAGTTCGGAAAGATCGAGGAGGGCAAGAAGCTGCTTGTCTTCGGCTACGTCGATGTCGGAGAGGAGGGCCTCAAGCTCGTCGTCAGCGATGCCCCCCACCCGCAGGGCATAGCGGACACCATAGCGAGGGCCATCGAGGAGGCCTACCGCGAGGGCGAGAGAATAGTCAAGATACACAACATTCGCCTGCCCGGCGACGTTTACAGGCGCTTCCTGGTCCACCTCGACCCGCCCAGGAGGGAAGTCCGCGTCGAGATGGGGCCGATAGTAACGCCTGGAGGTGTCGCGATAGGTGGCGAAGTGCCCGAGTACAGGAAGTACGGCGTGGCCAAGGTGAGCGTGCCCTTCATCAAGACCTACCCCAAGCCCACGAGGATAGACTCCTTTTCGGGCCCGGAGATAGCCTTCAGGAGGGCCCAGTTCAGGGGCAAGACGGTCGTCAAGGACCGCTTCCTTCCATGGCACCACGGCTTCAGCCACTCCCTCACGATGGGCATGATAATAGGCCTCGTCGTCTTCGCCTTCTTCAAGCTGATCGGCTACGAGCACGCGACGGAGCTGGCACTCGCCTCAATGATCGGCCAGTGGCTCCACGTCTTCGAGGACCAGCTCGGCTTCATGGGGAGCAACCTGCTTCCTCCCATCACGAAGGACGTCGTTCCGGGCTTCAAGCTCGGAGAAAGCGGCAGCGGCCTGACCAACTTCTCAACGGCCTGGCTGATGATAGCCTTCATGATATGGAACTTCAACCGCTTCACCGACCCGAGGCCGATACCGATGAGCGACGCCAAGCTGCTGCTCCTCCTGGCCTGGCCGTCGATAGTAGGCTTTGCCATAGCGATAGTCAGGAGCTTCAGGCTTAGAAGGGAAATCTCCGAGCTCATGGACTACTACACGAACCTCGAAGCCTTTGAGGAGATGGAGGAGGTCGGAGGGATTTAA
- a CDS encoding alpha/beta hydrolase family protein, with protein MSGIEWNEKTFSRFAYLNDPRIEGSKVAYTLTKVNMKDNKYESTIVVEDLETGSRRFIENASMPRLSPDGRKIAFTRANEEKKETEVWVADVHTLSAKKVLSTKNVRSLQWNADSRRLLVVGFKRRDDEDLVFDSEVPFWFDGMGFLDGEKTTFWVLDTESEEILEEIEKPRFSSGIWHGDAILMNVPHSENGKPTLFKFHDIYLWRDGSEERLFERVSFEAIDSDGERILLRGKREKRFMSEHDWLYLWDGELRAVYEGPLDVWGAKLTDGKVYFLTPDAGRVNLWLWDGKAERVVVGNHWIYGLDASGGKALLLIMTATRIGELYLYDGELKQITDYNGPIFARLKTFEPRHFRFRSKDLEIDGWYLRPELKENEKAPVIVFVHGGPKGMYGHRFVYEMQLMASKGYYVVFVNPRGSDGYTEDFALRVLERTGLEDFEDIMAGIEEFFKLEPQADRERVGITGISYGGYMTNWALTQSDLFKAGISENGISYWLTSYAFSDIGLWYDVEVIGPNPLENENYRRLSPLFHAENVKAPILLIHSLEDYRCPLDQSLMFYNVLKDMGKEAYIAVFRRGAHGHSVRGSPKHRSKRYRLFIEFFERKLRRYEEGFEVEKILKES; from the coding sequence ATGAGCGGTATCGAATGGAACGAAAAGACCTTTTCTCGCTTCGCCTACCTGAACGACCCGCGGATTGAAGGCAGCAAGGTAGCTTACACCCTGACGAAGGTGAACATGAAGGACAACAAGTACGAGAGCACAATCGTCGTTGAAGACCTCGAGACTGGCTCGAGGCGCTTCATCGAGAACGCCTCAATGCCAAGGCTCTCTCCCGATGGAAGGAAGATAGCCTTCACAAGGGCGAACGAGGAGAAGAAGGAAACCGAGGTGTGGGTTGCCGATGTTCACACCCTCAGCGCCAAAAAGGTTCTCTCAACCAAAAACGTCCGATCGCTCCAGTGGAACGCTGATTCAAGGCGTCTCTTGGTTGTCGGTTTCAAGAGGAGGGACGATGAGGATTTAGTCTTCGACAGCGAAGTACCCTTCTGGTTCGATGGCATGGGCTTCCTCGACGGGGAGAAAACGACCTTCTGGGTTCTCGACACGGAGAGCGAGGAAATCCTGGAGGAGATCGAGAAGCCTAGGTTTTCGAGCGGAATCTGGCACGGCGATGCCATACTCATGAACGTCCCGCACAGCGAGAACGGTAAGCCGACCCTCTTCAAGTTCCACGACATCTACCTCTGGAGGGACGGAAGCGAGGAGAGGCTCTTCGAGCGCGTTTCGTTTGAGGCCATCGACTCCGACGGGGAAAGGATACTCCTGAGGGGCAAGAGGGAGAAGAGGTTCATGAGCGAGCACGACTGGCTCTACCTCTGGGACGGGGAGCTTAGGGCCGTCTACGAGGGCCCGCTCGACGTCTGGGGAGCGAAGCTGACCGACGGGAAGGTCTACTTCCTAACGCCTGACGCCGGGAGAGTGAACCTCTGGCTCTGGGACGGAAAGGCCGAGAGGGTCGTTGTGGGCAACCACTGGATTTACGGGCTGGACGCGAGCGGGGGCAAAGCCCTGCTCCTGATAATGACGGCAACGCGCATAGGCGAGCTCTACCTCTACGACGGCGAGCTGAAGCAGATAACCGACTACAACGGGCCGATATTCGCCAGGCTGAAGACCTTCGAGCCGAGGCATTTCCGCTTTAGGAGCAAGGACTTGGAAATAGATGGCTGGTATCTGAGGCCTGAGCTCAAGGAGAATGAGAAGGCCCCGGTGATAGTCTTCGTCCACGGCGGACCGAAGGGGATGTACGGCCACCGCTTCGTCTACGAGATGCAGCTGATGGCGAGCAAGGGCTACTACGTCGTCTTCGTGAACCCGCGCGGCAGCGACGGCTACACCGAGGACTTCGCGCTCCGGGTTCTGGAGAGGACTGGTTTAGAAGACTTCGAGGACATAATGGCTGGAATCGAGGAGTTCTTCAAGCTCGAACCCCAGGCCGACAGGGAGAGGGTTGGCATAACGGGCATAAGCTACGGCGGCTACATGACCAACTGGGCCTTAACCCAGTCCGACCTCTTCAAGGCCGGCATCAGCGAGAACGGCATAAGCTACTGGCTGACGAGCTACGCCTTCTCGGACATCGGCCTCTGGTACGACGTCGAGGTCATCGGCCCGAACCCGCTCGAAAACGAGAACTACCGCAGGTTAAGCCCCCTCTTCCACGCGGAGAACGTCAAGGCCCCGATACTGCTGATACACAGTCTTGAGGACTACCGCTGTCCCCTCGACCAGAGCCTCATGTTCTACAACGTGCTAAAGGACATGGGCAAGGAGGCCTACATAGCGGTCTTCAGACGCGGTGCCCATGGCCACAGCGTCCGGGGAAGCCCGAAGCACCGCTCAAAGCGCTACAGGCTCTTCATCGAGTTCTTCGAGAGGAAGCTGAGGAGGTACGAGGAAGGCTTTGAGGTTGAGAAGATACTCAAGGAAAGCTGA
- a CDS encoding ABC transporter permease, whose amino-acid sequence MAALRLDRKEKAGIALILLVMLLAVVPMHLLVPPEKAANWNYLPYWNDYPKNARPIWLPSGFRTLESAGTNFSMTFTVDGIVPGNVMIEGNSTVRLVIHRPDGLSVVLGPVEVNGRTSINSNPTLAAGAYEFAESLGYGPESRPLFTPTQLLFMGYGGEVLEGRYTLEVESSSPVAVTVFGDSYGLLGTDSYGRDLWVGFVLAGRSTLLVSLEVSLLVMIIGLLLGLFAGYYRSRPAILLESLLNSLGALPVLPLAMLMIFSFSTTGIAMTREIGTGTLSLILALLLAGKFGSAVRGFVVQEKVREHVAAARALGAGDLYILRRHILKPVIPYALSHFSLLFPKVVALVAILGFFNMIPSDNWGSFILEGLNQGALYAGRWWWFLAPVVTMVLLSVGFALLWDDDGPEGVLA is encoded by the coding sequence GTGGCGGCGTTGAGGCTTGATCGGAAGGAAAAAGCCGGAATCGCGCTGATACTGCTGGTGATGCTCCTCGCGGTCGTTCCAATGCATCTCCTCGTGCCCCCTGAAAAGGCCGCCAACTGGAACTACCTGCCCTACTGGAACGACTATCCCAAGAACGCCAGGCCCATCTGGCTTCCTTCGGGCTTCAGAACCCTTGAATCGGCTGGAACGAATTTTTCAATGACCTTCACGGTTGATGGGATCGTTCCGGGAAACGTGATGATCGAGGGCAACTCGACGGTTAGGCTTGTAATTCACCGCCCCGACGGCCTTTCCGTGGTTCTTGGCCCGGTAGAGGTGAACGGGAGGACGAGCATCAACTCCAACCCCACCCTCGCCGCGGGGGCTTACGAGTTTGCCGAGTCCCTCGGCTACGGCCCGGAGAGCAGGCCCCTCTTCACGCCCACCCAGCTCCTCTTCATGGGGTACGGCGGCGAGGTTCTGGAGGGAAGGTACACCCTTGAGGTCGAATCCTCTTCCCCCGTTGCCGTCACGGTCTTTGGCGATTCCTACGGTCTCCTCGGCACAGACTCCTACGGCCGCGACCTCTGGGTGGGCTTTGTTCTTGCCGGTAGGAGTACTCTGCTCGTGTCGCTTGAGGTCTCCCTCCTTGTGATGATCATAGGCCTGCTCCTCGGCCTCTTCGCCGGTTACTATCGGAGCCGGCCCGCGATTCTTCTTGAGAGCCTGCTGAACTCCCTGGGGGCGCTCCCCGTCCTTCCCCTCGCGATGCTGATGATATTCTCATTCTCAACGACGGGCATAGCGATGACCAGGGAGATAGGGACGGGAACCCTGTCACTGATACTCGCCCTCCTGCTCGCGGGCAAGTTCGGGAGCGCCGTGAGGGGCTTCGTCGTTCAGGAGAAGGTCAGGGAGCACGTTGCCGCGGCAAGGGCTCTTGGGGCCGGCGACCTCTACATTCTCAGGAGGCATATTCTGAAGCCTGTAATCCCCTACGCCCTGAGCCACTTCAGCCTCCTGTTCCCCAAGGTGGTCGCGCTCGTGGCGATACTCGGGTTTTTCAACATGATTCCGAGCGACAACTGGGGCTCCTTCATACTCGAGGGTCTCAACCAGGGCGCCCTATACGCGGGCAGATGGTGGTGGTTTTTAGCTCCTGTCGTCACGATGGTGCTTTTGAGCGTGGGCTTCGCCCTGCTCTGGGACGATGATGGCCCAGAAGGCGTTCTGGCATAA
- a CDS encoding Lrp/AsnC family transcriptional regulator — protein sequence MVTAFILMVTAAGKEREVMEKLLAMPEVKEAYVVYGEYDLVVKVETDTLKDLDQFITEKIRKMTEIQMTSTMIAI from the coding sequence ATGGTGACGGCTTTTATTTTGATGGTTACGGCCGCTGGAAAGGAAAGGGAAGTTATGGAGAAGCTTCTCGCCATGCCGGAGGTTAAGGAGGCCTACGTTGTCTACGGCGAGTACGACCTTGTTGTCAAGGTCGAGACCGACACGCTGAAGGACCTTGACCAGTTCATCACCGAGAAGATAAGGAAGATGACCGAGATCCAGATGACCTCGACGATGATAGCCATCTGA
- a CDS encoding OB-fold nucleic acid binding domain-containing protein yields the protein MSGKKGEKKLYYHGLKEQKKLDVSRLKYLSILISVIGVAVLLVAAQSAQAPLVRVSDVYGNYLMNYAVVRINGTVVTVPYVSQTGGKLGLTFTVDDGTGQIDVRVYSPLADEMIRRGLVPFPGDEITAEVQLRVRETYTYSMLQYLDGLNFRSKLYSDNPPIVKSLNANMSGSYVAVEGIVTEFSNVSSGYLMTVDTGDSLVSVLVPRVLLVFNNLSVKVGDTLYAPGIVYLYKGTSPEIVVRNLTQLSITPIEEAPLVPIGEAPNYPGMVMAVEGTLAGITYENGRYVLTLTDGSSYLDALVPREVLASLNPFNASSESTVKVAGRMGDDGRLVAAYLEVVSPVNPEFRPIGTLTIDMRGSLVVMKGNIEEVDRIGSNLKLVIDDGTGRMDVFIPSATLAELSNETLAQLKVGLGVEVGGYLEEYRGRLEVVVYTGEGIRALGEPLPPEEIELPRVTADELADYEGQLVDFAGSIDGLTYANGTYYLTVDGVKASLPREALLNLNPLEAGTGSQVVVRGLVAGENLVKGENLTIEVPIAPIPLRPDEVTVEMRGELVEVVGRVTDVANLSGNLKIVVCELPVFVPRSTANELTYVPAKGDLVRIGGYVEIYRDEPEVVLFNPASIQRVEETGPREGTVSELANATEPLLLTVTWDSISYQKPDYALTFHDSTGSATLLVERSLLPNPLGAGTGSELRIVADPLSGRITSLNVTRAKPSPLVRTGSIDLSMKGKTVAVNGTVSSVFTLGSNLKLTVDDGSGGIAVFIPGGANLSVRKGQSVTVAGYVDEYNGEAEVIVYDLDAVVIGEEPVEGIEEITVSELPDATGKVNLTVTWDGLSYDNGYVMKVHDSTGSAELSVSRELLPDPREAGTGSRLRITYDADAGEVVSITVVEAVPAEELRTGDVTLDLLGETVVVEGTITDVYTGSTFVKLTIDDGSGELVVFIPKSVAQPDLSEGQTVRVAGYVAEYKGTVEVIPYRADCIEVR from the coding sequence ATGTCGGGAAAGAAGGGTGAGAAGAAGCTCTACTATCACGGCCTGAAGGAGCAGAAGAAGCTGGACGTTTCCAGGCTCAAGTACCTGTCGATTCTGATCTCAGTCATCGGCGTTGCCGTTCTTCTCGTTGCCGCCCAGAGCGCCCAGGCACCGCTCGTTAGGGTGAGCGACGTCTACGGCAACTACCTGATGAACTACGCCGTCGTCAGGATAAACGGAACGGTCGTTACGGTTCCCTACGTCTCCCAGACCGGCGGAAAGCTCGGCCTCACCTTCACGGTCGACGATGGAACCGGGCAGATCGACGTCCGCGTTTACTCCCCGCTGGCGGACGAGATGATAAGGAGGGGGCTCGTTCCCTTCCCCGGCGACGAGATAACGGCCGAGGTCCAGCTCCGCGTGAGGGAGACCTACACCTACTCGATGCTCCAGTACCTCGACGGCCTGAATTTCCGCTCGAAACTCTACTCCGATAATCCGCCCATCGTCAAGTCCCTCAACGCCAACATGAGCGGCTCCTACGTGGCCGTTGAGGGCATCGTCACCGAGTTCTCCAACGTCAGTTCCGGGTACCTGATGACCGTCGATACCGGGGATTCCCTCGTTTCGGTGCTCGTTCCGAGGGTCCTCCTCGTCTTCAACAACCTCTCCGTCAAGGTCGGTGACACCCTCTACGCCCCGGGGATAGTCTACCTCTACAAGGGCACCTCGCCGGAGATAGTCGTCAGGAACCTCACCCAGCTGTCTATAACTCCCATCGAGGAGGCGCCGCTGGTGCCCATAGGCGAGGCACCCAACTACCCGGGGATGGTCATGGCCGTTGAGGGGACGCTCGCCGGAATAACCTACGAGAACGGCCGCTACGTTCTGACCCTCACCGACGGAAGCAGCTACCTCGACGCCCTCGTGCCGCGCGAGGTTCTCGCGAGCCTCAACCCCTTCAACGCCTCGAGCGAGAGCACGGTCAAGGTTGCGGGAAGAATGGGGGACGACGGCAGGCTCGTCGCGGCTTACCTCGAAGTCGTCAGCCCCGTGAACCCCGAGTTCAGGCCGATAGGGACGCTGACCATCGACATGCGCGGCTCGTTGGTGGTGATGAAGGGTAACATCGAGGAGGTTGACAGGATAGGCTCGAACCTCAAGCTGGTCATCGACGACGGCACCGGAAGGATGGACGTCTTCATACCCTCGGCCACCCTCGCCGAGCTGTCGAACGAGACCCTGGCCCAGCTCAAGGTAGGCCTCGGCGTGGAGGTCGGGGGCTACCTGGAGGAGTACCGTGGAAGGCTCGAGGTAGTCGTTTACACCGGGGAAGGGATCAGGGCCCTCGGAGAGCCGCTCCCGCCGGAGGAGATAGAGCTCCCGAGGGTGACCGCGGACGAACTCGCTGATTACGAGGGCCAGCTCGTCGATTTCGCCGGCTCCATCGATGGCCTGACCTACGCAAACGGCACCTACTACCTCACGGTGGACGGCGTCAAGGCTTCTCTCCCGAGGGAGGCCCTGCTGAACCTCAACCCGCTCGAGGCTGGAACTGGAAGCCAGGTCGTCGTCAGGGGCCTGGTGGCTGGAGAGAACCTCGTGAAGGGCGAGAACCTCACCATAGAGGTGCCGATAGCCCCGATTCCTCTCAGGCCTGACGAGGTCACGGTCGAGATGAGGGGAGAGCTGGTTGAGGTGGTGGGCAGGGTCACCGACGTGGCCAACCTCAGTGGCAACCTCAAGATAGTCGTCTGCGAGCTGCCTGTCTTCGTGCCGCGCTCAACCGCCAACGAGCTAACCTACGTCCCTGCCAAGGGCGACCTGGTGCGGATCGGCGGATACGTTGAGATATACCGCGACGAGCCCGAGGTGGTGCTCTTCAACCCGGCCTCGATCCAGAGGGTCGAGGAAACCGGCCCGAGGGAGGGCACGGTCTCCGAACTCGCGAACGCCACGGAGCCGCTCCTCCTGACGGTCACGTGGGATTCCATATCGTACCAGAAACCAGACTACGCCCTGACCTTCCACGACTCCACCGGAAGCGCAACCCTGCTCGTCGAGCGCTCCCTCCTGCCCAACCCGCTCGGCGCGGGAACCGGGAGCGAGCTGAGAATCGTAGCCGACCCACTCTCCGGCAGGATAACTTCCCTCAACGTCACCAGGGCCAAGCCATCACCGCTGGTCAGGACGGGCTCAATAGACCTCTCGATGAAGGGCAAGACCGTGGCCGTGAACGGGACGGTTTCGAGCGTCTTCACCCTCGGAAGCAACCTCAAGCTGACGGTAGATGACGGGAGCGGTGGAATAGCGGTCTTCATACCCGGTGGTGCCAACCTGAGCGTCAGGAAGGGCCAGAGCGTCACCGTAGCCGGCTACGTGGACGAGTACAACGGCGAGGCAGAGGTTATAGTCTACGACCTCGATGCCGTGGTTATCGGGGAGGAACCCGTGGAGGGAATAGAGGAGATAACCGTCTCGGAGCTTCCGGACGCGACCGGTAAGGTGAACCTCACCGTCACCTGGGACGGGCTGAGCTACGACAATGGCTACGTCATGAAGGTCCACGACTCCACCGGAAGCGCTGAGCTCTCGGTTTCGAGGGAGCTCCTCCCGGACCCGAGGGAGGCGGGAACGGGAAGCAGGCTGAGGATAACCTACGACGCCGACGCCGGCGAGGTGGTTTCCATAACCGTCGTTGAAGCGGTTCCGGCGGAGGAATTAAGGACGGGCGACGTTACCCTCGACCTCCTCGGGGAGACCGTGGTCGTTGAGGGGACCATCACGGACGTCTACACCGGCAGCACCTTCGTCAAGCTGACCATCGACGACGGAAGCGGGGAGCTGGTGGTCTTCATACCGAAGAGCGTGGCCCAGCCCGACCTCAGCGAGGGCCAGACGGTCAGGGTTGCTGGCTACGTCGCCGAGTACAAGGGAACCGTTGAGGTCATTCCTTACAGGGCCGACTGCATCGAGGTGAGGTGA
- a CDS encoding tripartite tricarboxylate transporter permease, translated as MLPLSDLLIWSLAGVLFGALISWIPGFHIFNIMALLVAVFGVGELMPVQAFPFFAIGAIVAYAYVSAISSVYFSVADESAVFLLFPTQRYLLLGRGHEAVLLYLIGAVAGTLFLVIGALFLFPRILPPIYQATSPYITYFLVAIVVFMFMSEWPKEGDRGRTPAERLWLAWRQIFGGILVFFLSGLLGFIVMNTNLLPTTSAYTRLTPMFIGFFGMSWVILNILSNPPMLEQVPDDRVESSLYNTLKATFGGALGGTIAAVYPIITGGMGALIAGHMTSQRGDDAFIISQGVNRVIYYVGAFTLLFLPQLRLTRGAAAWLVSSIYTPKSYAEYLAAIGAILLSAGISFLFTYYLSRFLAKSFNVVHIKKLSYVVAVTLVVISYLLTGPMGLAVLFVSTAIGLMAAAFNTRRSYCLGGLILPVLISMTGHTGYFMHLLGLG; from the coding sequence ATGCTCCCCCTCTCTGACCTTTTAATCTGGTCCCTCGCCGGTGTGCTCTTCGGCGCCCTCATATCCTGGATCCCGGGATTCCACATATTCAACATAATGGCCCTACTCGTTGCCGTCTTCGGCGTTGGCGAGCTGATGCCCGTCCAGGCCTTCCCCTTCTTCGCCATCGGCGCCATAGTCGCCTACGCCTACGTGAGCGCGATATCGAGCGTCTACTTCAGCGTCGCCGACGAGAGCGCCGTCTTCCTCCTCTTCCCCACACAGCGCTATCTCCTTCTCGGCAGGGGCCACGAGGCGGTCCTGCTCTACCTCATCGGAGCGGTAGCGGGAACCCTGTTCCTCGTGATTGGAGCGCTCTTCCTCTTCCCGAGGATACTCCCGCCCATCTACCAGGCGACCAGTCCGTACATCACCTACTTCCTCGTTGCGATAGTGGTCTTCATGTTCATGAGCGAGTGGCCCAAGGAGGGAGACAGAGGAAGAACACCCGCTGAGAGGCTCTGGCTGGCCTGGAGGCAGATATTCGGTGGAATCTTGGTGTTCTTCCTCTCGGGCCTGCTGGGCTTCATAGTGATGAACACCAACCTCCTGCCGACGACGAGCGCCTACACCCGCCTTACCCCGATGTTCATAGGCTTCTTCGGAATGTCCTGGGTGATACTCAACATACTATCCAACCCGCCGATGCTCGAGCAGGTTCCCGACGACAGGGTCGAGAGCAGCCTCTACAACACCCTCAAGGCCACCTTCGGCGGCGCCCTCGGAGGAACAATAGCGGCCGTCTACCCGATAATCACCGGAGGAATGGGAGCGCTGATAGCGGGCCACATGACCAGCCAGCGCGGAGACGACGCCTTCATCATAAGCCAGGGCGTGAACAGGGTCATCTACTACGTCGGAGCCTTCACGCTCCTCTTCCTGCCCCAGCTGAGGCTCACGAGGGGAGCGGCTGCGTGGCTCGTCAGCTCAATCTACACCCCCAAGAGCTACGCGGAGTACCTGGCCGCGATAGGTGCCATACTGCTCAGCGCGGGCATAAGCTTCCTCTTCACCTACTACCTCTCCAGGTTCCTAGCCAAGAGCTTCAACGTCGTCCACATCAAGAAGCTCTCCTACGTTGTTGCGGTGACGCTCGTCGTGATAAGCTACCTCCTCACCGGCCCGATGGGGCTGGCGGTGCTCTTCGTATCGACGGCGATAGGCCTGATGGCGGCTGCCTTCAACACCAGGAGGAGCTACTGCCTCGGCGGACTTATCCTGCCCGTGCTCATCAGCATGACAGGCCACACCGGCTACTTCATGCACCTGCTCGGACTGGGGTGA
- a CDS encoding serine/threonine protein kinase has translation MFDHLISKAQLERFYSRLKSLGFEETQPYAKGTTSLIFRARLDEKNVIIKLQRPDSPRQNFEREARIIKTIEPFGVTPPLVAYGLFEGLEYLIREFADGEIIFHADLEKRHLFEIAEKAALLDRLGIDHGQIQGGKHIIIGERVYLIDFEKAGWRKPKNLTSAMAMLFLSDNYISRRVRRRFGIGEDFLGEMREAVREYKRTGKLSGLLRLLSRL, from the coding sequence ATGTTCGACCACCTGATAAGCAAAGCTCAATTGGAGCGGTTTTACTCCCGCCTGAAATCGCTCGGATTTGAGGAAACCCAGCCCTACGCAAAGGGCACGACCAGCTTAATCTTCCGGGCCAGATTAGATGAAAAAAACGTCATTATAAAGCTCCAAAGACCCGACTCGCCGAGGCAGAACTTTGAGAGGGAGGCGAGGATAATAAAGACCATCGAGCCCTTTGGTGTAACGCCGCCCCTCGTAGCCTATGGCCTCTTCGAGGGACTGGAGTATTTAATCCGGGAATTCGCTGATGGGGAGATAATCTTCCACGCCGACCTTGAAAAGCGCCATCTGTTCGAGATAGCCGAGAAAGCCGCTTTGCTCGACCGTCTCGGCATCGACCACGGTCAGATTCAGGGGGGCAAGCACATAATCATCGGTGAGCGGGTTTACCTAATCGACTTCGAGAAGGCCGGCTGGCGGAAGCCGAAGAACCTCACCTCGGCGATGGCGATGCTTTTCCTCAGTGACAACTACATCTCCCGCCGCGTCAGGAGGAGGTTCGGAATAGGGGAGGATTTCTTGGGCGAGATGAGGGAGGCCGTCAGGGAGTACAAGAGAACAGGAAAGCTCTCAGGCCTTCTGCGCCTTCTTTCTCGCCTTTAG
- a CDS encoding class I SAM-dependent methyltransferase, translated as MDELYFLTAREARRLLFSGGTVKLNLDLRKTSRAWEIKREGEEFIFPDGTRVSRDVLERIARDEGSVYFVRGGGVYKAAIAGEHFYKLVPTIPPTIEINGIRMHRTKEVNPLQDTRNKVNAVKPKEGETVLDTCMGLGYTAIEASKRGAYVITIEKDPNVIELARINPWSRELFTGGKVQVIQGDAFEVVKKFKDESFDVIIHDPPRFSLAGQLYSEEFYGELFRVLKPGGRLFHYVGNPGKKYRRKDLQRGVMERLRRAGFVGVRRVEEALGVVARKPENKRGKN; from the coding sequence ATGGATGAGCTCTACTTCCTGACAGCGAGGGAAGCCAGGAGACTGCTCTTTTCAGGGGGAACCGTTAAGCTCAACCTCGACCTTAGAAAAACCAGCAGGGCGTGGGAGATAAAACGGGAGGGAGAGGAGTTCATCTTCCCCGACGGAACGAGGGTTTCGCGGGACGTCCTGGAGAGGATCGCGAGGGACGAGGGGAGCGTTTACTTCGTGAGAGGTGGTGGGGTTTACAAAGCCGCCATCGCAGGAGAGCACTTCTACAAGCTCGTCCCGACGATTCCGCCGACGATTGAGATAAACGGCATCAGAATGCACAGGACAAAGGAAGTGAACCCCCTCCAGGACACGAGGAACAAGGTGAACGCGGTGAAGCCGAAAGAGGGCGAAACGGTTCTCGACACCTGCATGGGGCTGGGCTACACGGCCATAGAGGCCTCGAAGAGGGGAGCGTACGTCATAACCATCGAGAAGGACCCGAACGTGATTGAGCTTGCCAGAATAAACCCCTGGAGCAGGGAGCTCTTCACCGGCGGGAAGGTGCAGGTGATTCAGGGCGACGCCTTCGAGGTCGTGAAGAAGTTCAAGGACGAGAGCTTTGACGTGATAATCCACGACCCGCCGCGCTTTTCTCTGGCCGGCCAGCTTTATTCGGAGGAGTTCTACGGCGAGCTCTTCAGGGTTCTCAAACCCGGCGGAAGGCTCTTCCACTACGTCGGCAACCCCGGGAAGAAGTACCGGAGGAAGGACCTGCAGAGGGGCGTCATGGAGAGGCTGAGGAGAGCGGGCTTCGTCGGGGTTAGAAGGGTGGAGGAAGCGCTTGGAGTTGTGGCGAGAAAACCGGAAAACAAAAGAGGGAAGAATTAA